In Canis lupus baileyi chromosome X, mCanLup2.hap1, whole genome shotgun sequence, one DNA window encodes the following:
- the CITED1 gene encoding cbp/p300-interacting transactivator 1 isoform X1 — MEPSAQKLQLTAPSPTNLSNLCQRSEMPTMSRPALDVKGGTSPAKEDANQEMSSLAYSNMGMKDRKAVAILHYPGVATNGTKASGAPTSSSGSPSPISSPTATPPTKPPPFNLHPAPHLLASMQLQKLNSQYHGMAAATPGQAGEAGPLQNWGFGAQVGGAGSLSPSTGAQSPAIIDSDPVDEEVLMSLVVELGLDRANELPELWLGQNEFDFTADFPSGC, encoded by the exons ATGGAGCCATCCG CACAAAAGCTCCAGCTGACAGCACCATCTCCCACCAATTTATCCAACCTCTGCCAACGCTCTGAAATGCCAACTATGTCAAGGCCTGCACTTGATGTCAAGGGTGGCACCTCGCCTGCGAAGGAG gATGCCAACCAAGAGATGAGTTCTTTGGCCTACTCTAATATGGGTATGAAAGATCGCAAAGCAGTGGCCATCCTTCACTACCCCGGGGTAGCCACAAACGGAACCAAGGCCAGTGGGGCTCCCACTAGTTCCTCGGGATCTCCATCTCCAATAAGCTCTCCTACTGCCACCCCTCCCACTAAACCCCCACCCTTCAACCTGCACCCTGCCCCTCATCTGCTGGCCAGTATGCAGCTGCAGAAACTTAATAGCCAGTATCATGGGATGGCTGCCGCCACTCCGGGAcaagctggggaggcagggccccTACAAAACTGGGGCTTTGGGGCTCAGGTGGGAGGGGCGGGGTCACTCTCTCCTTCTACTGGTGCCCAGAGCCCTGCTATCATTGACTCCGACCCAGTGGATGAAGAGGTGCTGATGTCCCTGGTAGTGGAACTGGGACTGGACCGAGCCAATGAGCTTCCGGAGCTGTGGCTGGGACAGAATGAGTTTGACTTCACTGCGGACTTTCCATCTGGCTGCTGA
- the CITED1 gene encoding cbp/p300-interacting transactivator 1 isoform X2, with the protein MPTMSRPALDVKGGTSPAKEDANQEMSSLAYSNMGMKDRKAVAILHYPGVATNGTKASGAPTSSSGSPSPISSPTATPPTKPPPFNLHPAPHLLASMQLQKLNSQYHGMAAATPGQAGEAGPLQNWGFGAQVGGAGSLSPSTGAQSPAIIDSDPVDEEVLMSLVVELGLDRANELPELWLGQNEFDFTADFPSGC; encoded by the exons ATGCCAACTATGTCAAGGCCTGCACTTGATGTCAAGGGTGGCACCTCGCCTGCGAAGGAG gATGCCAACCAAGAGATGAGTTCTTTGGCCTACTCTAATATGGGTATGAAAGATCGCAAAGCAGTGGCCATCCTTCACTACCCCGGGGTAGCCACAAACGGAACCAAGGCCAGTGGGGCTCCCACTAGTTCCTCGGGATCTCCATCTCCAATAAGCTCTCCTACTGCCACCCCTCCCACTAAACCCCCACCCTTCAACCTGCACCCTGCCCCTCATCTGCTGGCCAGTATGCAGCTGCAGAAACTTAATAGCCAGTATCATGGGATGGCTGCCGCCACTCCGGGAcaagctggggaggcagggccccTACAAAACTGGGGCTTTGGGGCTCAGGTGGGAGGGGCGGGGTCACTCTCTCCTTCTACTGGTGCCCAGAGCCCTGCTATCATTGACTCCGACCCAGTGGATGAAGAGGTGCTGATGTCCCTGGTAGTGGAACTGGGACTGGACCGAGCCAATGAGCTTCCGGAGCTGTGGCTGGGACAGAATGAGTTTGACTTCACTGCGGACTTTCCATCTGGCTGCTGA